One part of the Leptolyngbya sp. FACHB-261 genome encodes these proteins:
- a CDS encoding DUF4870 domain-containing protein — protein sequence MYDVDKRKLLSALCHGSIFLSSLVVSVGIPLGLLVISDDPVVKDNAKEAINFHLNVWFYGVIFGVLSFVLIGIPLLAILFVVHWTLPVLAIFRCLSNPDEPYHYPFIFRLL from the coding sequence ATGTACGATGTTGACAAGCGCAAGCTGCTATCGGCCCTCTGTCATGGGTCCATTTTTCTAAGCTCTCTAGTTGTCTCTGTGGGAATTCCCTTGGGGCTCCTAGTGATCTCTGATGATCCAGTGGTGAAAGATAACGCCAAAGAGGCTATTAATTTCCACCTCAACGTCTGGTTTTACGGCGTCATTTTTGGCGTTCTCAGTTTTGTTTTAATTGGCATTCCATTGCTAGCGATTCTATTCGTCGTGCATTGGACTCTGCCCGTATTGGCGATTTTCAGATGTTTGTCAAATCCTGATGAGCCTTACCATTATCCGTTTATCTTCCGCTTACTTTAA
- the carA gene encoding glutamine-hydrolyzing carbamoyl-phosphate synthase small subunit: MTSFPKLPALLVLADGSTYTGWSFGAAGTALGEVVFNTGMTGYQEVLTDPSYCGQIVTFTYPELGNTGVNPQDEESARPQVRGAIARNVSPRPSNWRSSQSLPDYLKQHRVVGIYGIDTRALTRKLRDVGAMNGGISTEILDPEELLLKVQHTPSMSGLNLTCEVTTAEIYEWQEATDRTWEFAPLLGDVPEDGPYTVVAVDFGIKRNILRRLTSYGCRVIVVPSTTSAEEILSYNPEGVFLSNGPGDPAAVIEGIETTRALLSANKPIFGICLGHQILGLSMGAETFKLKFGHRGLNQPAGLQARVEITSQNHGFAVDADSLSRADIEVTHLNLNDQTVAGLRHKSLPIFSVQYHPEASPGPHDADYLFENFVETMKAQRKATAQQQSLV, from the coding sequence ATGACTTCGTTCCCTAAGCTCCCGGCTCTCCTGGTTCTGGCGGACGGTAGCACCTACACCGGCTGGTCCTTTGGTGCTGCAGGTACCGCTCTGGGAGAAGTTGTCTTCAACACAGGTATGACTGGCTACCAAGAGGTCCTTACTGACCCTAGCTATTGTGGTCAAATTGTCACCTTTACTTATCCAGAGTTAGGCAACACTGGCGTCAATCCGCAGGATGAGGAGTCAGCTCGTCCTCAAGTGCGGGGAGCCATTGCCCGTAATGTGTCACCACGCCCGAGCAACTGGCGATCTAGTCAATCGCTACCGGACTACTTAAAGCAGCATCGCGTTGTCGGCATCTACGGTATCGATACACGGGCGCTAACTCGCAAGCTGCGGGATGTGGGTGCAATGAATGGGGGCATTTCGACCGAGATCCTTGACCCAGAAGAATTGCTGCTGAAGGTACAGCACACGCCCTCGATGAGTGGCTTGAACCTAACCTGTGAGGTCACCACGGCTGAAATCTATGAGTGGCAAGAGGCGACTGACCGTACTTGGGAATTCGCGCCGCTGCTTGGGGATGTGCCAGAGGACGGTCCTTATACTGTAGTTGCCGTCGATTTCGGCATTAAGCGCAATATCTTGCGACGCCTTACCAGCTACGGCTGTCGGGTGATCGTGGTACCCAGCACGACCTCAGCTGAAGAAATTCTGAGCTACAACCCTGAAGGCGTGTTTCTTTCTAACGGTCCTGGCGATCCTGCCGCAGTCATTGAGGGCATTGAAACGACCCGCGCTCTGCTCAGTGCCAACAAACCAATATTTGGAATTTGTTTGGGGCACCAGATTCTTGGCCTGTCCATGGGAGCAGAAACCTTCAAGCTCAAGTTTGGCCATCGCGGCCTGAATCAACCCGCAGGTTTGCAGGCTCGGGTGGAAATCACTAGCCAGAATCACGGCTTTGCTGTGGATGCAGATTCGCTGTCTCGAGCAGATATTGAGGTCACCCACCTCAACCTGAATGATCAGACTGTGGCTGGGCTAAGGCATAAATCATTGCCGATCTTCTCGGTGCAGTACCACCCTGAGGCCAGTCCGGGTCCTCACGATGCGGACTACCTGTTCGAGAATTTTGTAGAAACGATGAAAGCTCAACGCAAAGCTACAGCTCAACAGCAAAGTCTCGTTTAG
- a CDS encoding cupin domain-containing protein has translation MTSSNFPERIKSLPRFSGRFDAFRLAAENCEIFFAQYPGNTEIEPHHHDTDNYGVITQGELILVMDGQEQRFQVGDWYHVPAKAMHAARFEQFTAEIEFWFKPDLQELDQNPDHK, from the coding sequence ATGACCTCTTCGAATTTTCCTGAAAGGATTAAATCTCTACCGCGCTTCTCAGGGCGTTTTGATGCCTTTCGTTTAGCAGCTGAAAATTGCGAGATCTTCTTTGCTCAGTATCCCGGTAATACTGAAATTGAACCTCACCATCACGATACTGATAATTATGGCGTGATTACGCAAGGGGAACTGATTCTAGTGATGGATGGGCAGGAACAACGATTTCAGGTAGGCGACTGGTATCATGTTCCGGCAAAGGCTATGCATGCCGCACGCTTTGAGCAATTTACAGCTGAGATTGAGTTCTGGTTTAAGCCCGATTTACAAGAACTCGATCAAAATCCAGACCACAAATAG
- a CDS encoding HU family DNA-binding protein — protein MNKADLVSKIAAQANVTQKTADAVLSAILDVVMEEVSKGEKISLVGFGTFERRDRAAREGRNPQTGQTMKIEATQVPAFTPGKGFKAAVAPGEEVE, from the coding sequence TTGAATAAAGCCGACCTGGTAAGCAAGATAGCCGCTCAGGCTAATGTGACTCAGAAAACTGCGGATGCGGTTCTTTCTGCCATTCTCGATGTTGTGATGGAGGAAGTATCTAAAGGCGAGAAAATCTCCCTGGTTGGCTTCGGTACCTTTGAGCGTCGAGATCGGGCGGCTCGCGAAGGCCGTAATCCTCAGACTGGCCAAACCATGAAGATCGAGGCCACTCAGGTTCCCGCCTTCACGCCGGGTAAGGGTTTCAAAGCTGCAGTTGCTCCGGGGGAAGAAGTCGAATAG
- a CDS encoding orange carotenoid protein N-terminal domain-containing protein produces the protein MSPDELKSQSLSSETQNTVEAFGKLDTDAKLAWLYLVYKKMGDSITPAAPEAAEPNLAPTLFENYFVLPQDQQLAAMRAIVNREDTDLSRAYGALKENNQLLVWYAWAVEMGNTVVDMPGNYQPAQALNDLLSQLEGLDFEQQISVLREIARTMGHTDVQPIPSQAETGKTASL, from the coding sequence ATGTCCCCTGATGAGCTAAAGTCTCAGTCTCTTTCTAGTGAAACTCAAAATACTGTTGAAGCCTTCGGTAAACTAGACACTGATGCCAAATTAGCTTGGCTTTATTTGGTTTATAAAAAGATGGGGGACTCAATTACACCAGCCGCCCCTGAAGCTGCAGAACCAAACCTTGCGCCGACGCTGTTCGAGAATTATTTTGTCCTTCCCCAAGACCAGCAGCTAGCGGCGATGCGAGCCATTGTTAATCGCGAGGATACTGACCTCTCCCGTGCTTATGGGGCTTTAAAAGAAAACAATCAGTTGCTCGTTTGGTACGCATGGGCTGTGGAAATGGGCAATACCGTTGTCGATATGCCTGGCAACTATCAACCTGCTCAAGCTCTCAATGACCTTTTGTCTCAACTAGAAGGACTAGACTTCGAACAACAAATTTCGGTATTGCGTGAGATAGCTAGAACCATGGGCCACACAGATGTTCAGCCCATTCCTAGCCAAGCAGAAACTGGCAAAACGGCTAGCCTTTAG
- a CDS encoding DUF1206 domain-containing protein, translated as MTRRPLENLKQPVAQAASNPWVERLARSGYAAKGVVYVIVGLLAAQAALGTGGKTTDTSGALQTIVTQPFGKFLLSLVTVGLLGYALWRFVQAVVDPEHANQDAGAKRWAQRFGYALSGLGYAGLALTALKLISGSGGGSGSSSGGSNSTQDWTARILSQPFGQWLVGLLGAIVIGVGFSYFYKAYAGKFRREFKLNEMSDTEESWAMRVGRFGIAARGVVFTIIGGFLIQAALNSDPSQAKGLGGALASLAQQPFGPWLLGIVALGLVAYGLYSGFEARYRRIDA; from the coding sequence ATGACTCGCCGTCCTCTTGAGAACCTTAAGCAACCCGTTGCACAGGCAGCCTCTAATCCTTGGGTAGAGAGGTTAGCTCGGTCTGGTTATGCAGCCAAGGGAGTTGTTTACGTTATTGTTGGTTTACTAGCTGCGCAAGCAGCACTGGGCACAGGTGGCAAAACCACCGATACTAGTGGCGCTCTACAAACCATCGTCACACAGCCCTTTGGCAAATTTCTTCTTAGCCTTGTGACGGTTGGGCTCCTAGGATATGCACTCTGGCGATTTGTTCAAGCCGTTGTTGACCCAGAACACGCCAATCAAGACGCTGGCGCCAAGCGTTGGGCTCAACGCTTCGGTTACGCGCTTAGTGGTTTAGGTTATGCGGGTCTGGCCCTGACTGCCTTGAAACTCATCTCCGGCTCAGGTGGCGGTTCAGGCAGCAGTTCAGGCGGTAGCAACTCGACTCAAGATTGGACTGCTCGCATCCTCAGCCAGCCCTTCGGGCAGTGGCTGGTCGGTTTACTGGGGGCTATTGTCATTGGCGTTGGTTTCTCTTATTTTTACAAGGCCTACGCAGGTAAGTTCCGCCGCGAGTTCAAACTGAACGAGATGAGCGACACAGAAGAAAGTTGGGCAATGCGAGTAGGCCGCTTCGGCATTGCAGCGCGGGGCGTTGTGTTCACCATCATCGGTGGCTTCCTGATTCAGGCGGCCCTCAATTCTGATCCTAGTCAGGCCAAAGGTTTAGGCGGAGCCTTGGCAAGCTTAGCGCAACAACCCTTCGGTCCCTGGCTACTGGGAATTGTGGCTTTGGGCTTAGTCGCCTACGGTCTCTACTCAGGCTTCGAGGCACGATATCGTCGGATTGACGCTTAG
- a CDS encoding FAD-binding oxidoreductase, with translation MKPKPADYTALVLRSQSLTPTIKAVRLRLEDAQDFWFLPGQSLWPKLERDGRTFSKIYSIASSPSCRPEVEFCISRVGWSSAYLQDLEPGSRFKLRGPYGLMTLASVPDQPRLYLAEGSAIAPLKCQIDWLHEQGFDRPVQLVQANPETPDQLPYREHFEQLSQIWKHFNYVPVTQGSPEAYLQNLSLDISLASVAVEICAVGDWMSNGRRVDRSAEIQQAVLAGGANPEWVRTERFVAF, from the coding sequence ATGAAACCTAAGCCAGCGGATTACACGGCACTCGTGCTCCGCTCTCAATCTTTAACACCGACGATCAAAGCGGTTCGGCTGCGGTTGGAGGATGCTCAGGATTTTTGGTTTCTGCCAGGGCAATCCCTGTGGCCCAAGCTTGAGCGCGATGGCCGGACGTTCAGCAAAATTTACTCCATTGCCTCTTCGCCCAGTTGTCGCCCTGAGGTCGAGTTCTGCATTTCGCGGGTCGGCTGGAGTTCTGCTTACTTGCAGGATCTCGAACCAGGCAGTCGTTTCAAACTGCGAGGGCCCTACGGCCTAATGACTCTAGCCAGCGTGCCGGACCAACCACGTCTCTATCTGGCTGAGGGCTCTGCCATTGCGCCGCTCAAGTGCCAGATCGACTGGTTGCATGAGCAGGGCTTTGACCGCCCGGTACAGCTAGTTCAGGCTAACCCAGAGACTCCAGATCAGTTGCCCTACCGTGAGCACTTTGAGCAGCTGAGCCAGATCTGGAAACACTTCAATTATGTGCCGGTCACGCAGGGAAGTCCAGAAGCTTATCTGCAGAATTTATCCCTAGACATTTCCCTTGCCAGTGTTGCCGTCGAGATTTGCGCGGTTGGCGATTGGATGAGCAACGGTCGCCGTGTTGACCGCAGTGCCGAGATCCAGCAAGCAGTGCTGGCTGGCGGTGCCAATCCAGAGTGGGTCAGGACGGAACGATTTGTGGCTTTTTGA
- a CDS encoding YIP1 family protein yields the protein MKHAKTKESLSLVLRNALALNADLYENARNRPRTHRIALTIVILAAVSHMLGSAVILLINRASILILGLALLLDGASVVLGYYFWTFTIWKIGNYLSRHSPSYGDLLSPIGFAYAPQVLNFLTLIPLMGQGIGLVLAAWSLLAVIVAVRQGLDLSTRAAALICLVGWPLVQIAIGLIQVSEQWFVKAGS from the coding sequence GTGAAACACGCAAAAACCAAAGAAAGCCTGAGCCTCGTACTCCGCAACGCACTGGCCCTCAATGCAGATCTTTACGAGAATGCTCGCAATCGGCCTCGAACCCACCGAATTGCCCTCACTATTGTTATCCTGGCGGCTGTTTCGCACATGCTGGGCAGCGCAGTCATTCTTCTGATTAATCGAGCTTCAATCCTCATTTTGGGTTTAGCTCTTTTGCTGGATGGTGCCAGCGTAGTCTTAGGTTACTATTTTTGGACTTTTACGATTTGGAAAATTGGCAATTATCTGAGCCGTCATTCACCAAGTTACGGAGATTTATTAAGTCCGATCGGTTTTGCCTATGCTCCTCAAGTGCTCAATTTTCTAACCTTGATTCCTCTTATGGGGCAAGGCATTGGTCTGGTTTTAGCTGCCTGGAGTTTGTTGGCTGTTATTGTGGCAGTCCGACAGGGACTAGATCTCAGTACCCGTGCAGCAGCCCTAATCTGTTTGGTCGGTTGGCCTCTAGTCCAGATTGCAATCGGACTGATCCAGGTTTCAGAACAATGGTTTGTGAAAGCAGGCTCTTAA
- a CDS encoding aminotransferase class I/II-fold pyridoxal phosphate-dependent enzyme → MRIPLDRQSPKPVYLQIRDRLSRMIKAGVLQPGERLPSIRSLAETVQVNKLTVIEAYGVLEADGLVCARQGAGYFVHTTVPVLNSAQIGSTFAPAQEVIIPERQGISYFDSYTSALQAQRQREVLDLSSGFAYLSGVEDFQRIARRAVTQSAESLFQYDFPQGQLPLRKQVAQLLVQQGLEVSPENLIITNGSKQGLCLAIQYYLQPGDWVIVESPTFHGGLSIFEERGARVIGIPMTAEGMNLQLLEQYLYSHHPKLIYTISTLHNPTGITTSQAHRQQLLALAERYQCPILEDNAYEGLSFEPVPPPIKALDQGHWVTYTGTFSKTLMPGLRIGYIVATGQHYQPLLERKLLHDLHASTVSQAIISEYLASGHYRRHLSRLQAQNLRGRNVMLQALERYFPANVSWTVPNGGLFLWVHLPADLPMQEFCQAAVAQKVFIGSGHLFFPGQQGYPAMRLNFSYLPEEIDRGMAILGKLLHRYLD, encoded by the coding sequence GTGAGGATTCCGCTAGACCGGCAATCACCTAAGCCTGTTTACTTACAAATTCGAGATCGCCTGAGTCGCATGATCAAAGCAGGCGTTCTACAGCCTGGCGAGCGGCTTCCCTCGATTCGATCTTTAGCTGAGACTGTCCAGGTTAATAAGCTAACGGTGATTGAAGCCTATGGCGTGCTGGAAGCGGATGGCTTAGTATGTGCTCGACAAGGCGCAGGTTATTTTGTTCACACCACGGTCCCGGTCCTGAATTCTGCTCAGATAGGCTCAACCTTTGCTCCAGCTCAGGAAGTGATTATCCCAGAGCGCCAAGGCATTTCTTATTTCGATTCTTACACCTCTGCTTTGCAAGCTCAACGGCAGAGAGAAGTGTTAGACCTCAGCTCTGGTTTTGCTTACCTGTCTGGTGTAGAAGATTTTCAACGTATTGCTAGACGGGCAGTCACTCAATCAGCCGAGTCGCTCTTTCAATATGACTTTCCTCAGGGACAATTACCATTGCGCAAACAGGTTGCGCAGTTGCTAGTACAGCAGGGTTTAGAAGTCTCCCCCGAGAACTTAATCATCACCAATGGCTCGAAGCAGGGTCTATGTTTGGCAATTCAGTATTACCTCCAACCTGGCGATTGGGTGATTGTTGAAAGCCCTACCTTTCACGGGGGACTGTCTATTTTTGAAGAGCGGGGAGCCAGGGTAATTGGCATTCCTATGACAGCTGAGGGTATGAATCTGCAGTTGCTAGAGCAATATCTCTACAGCCACCATCCGAAGCTGATTTACACCATAAGCACACTGCACAACCCCACAGGAATTACAACGAGTCAGGCCCATCGGCAGCAGCTACTAGCCTTGGCTGAGCGATATCAATGTCCAATTTTGGAAGACAACGCTTACGAAGGGCTGAGCTTTGAGCCAGTGCCACCGCCAATCAAAGCGCTGGACCAAGGCCATTGGGTAACTTATACGGGCACCTTCTCTAAAACTCTAATGCCTGGGCTCCGAATCGGTTACATTGTTGCCACAGGACAGCATTATCAGCCCTTGCTAGAGCGTAAGTTGCTCCACGATTTGCATGCATCTACTGTATCTCAGGCAATTATTAGCGAGTATCTTGCCTCAGGGCACTACCGTCGTCATCTGAGCCGTCTGCAAGCTCAAAACTTACGAGGCCGAAATGTAATGCTGCAAGCCTTGGAGCGCTATTTCCCAGCAAATGTGAGTTGGACGGTGCCTAACGGTGGCTTGTTTCTTTGGGTGCATTTGCCTGCTGATTTGCCGATGCAGGAATTCTGTCAGGCTGCAGTCGCGCAAAAGGTTTTCATTGGCTCTGGACATCTGTTCTTTCCAGGTCAACAAGGCTATCCAGCCATGCGCTTAAATTTCTCCTATCTACCCGAGGAAATTGACCGAGGCATGGCAATTCTGGGTAAGCTATTGCACCGTTATCTGGATTAG
- the nrdJ gene encoding ribonucleoside-triphosphate reductase, adenosylcobalamin-dependent, whose product MVHNLERSRQVGQFSGTAPTANPVFFRTYSRRVERALKPGEAIVSRRETWDEVCERALEGIRELGLLTPEEVGLVNRMQRELKALASGRWLWVGGTRWSKQSENFSGAYNCTSTNVVDWEAFGLMMDLAMMGCGTGAVLEPKYIEQLPIIRNRLLVSMPGEIGTIPVASRQDKTTVQTEGNRVSITVGDSRQGWVSSYQSLLELSSNERFSGEIQVEVDLSNVRPAGETLKGFGGVANPIKLPELYQRCAAILNRAVGRKLNSVECCLLIDEAAACVVAGNIRRSAGMRQFDSNDALAATAKDNLWMQDAEGNWRIDPERDALRMANHTRVFHRKPTEQECIESVRKQFYSGEGAIQWAGEAVARSNADLLKTPELKTEFLQAYELGQGKNWLQKNYPQLSKIELEHRLERYGLNPCGEILGSEFHCNLAEVHLNRIDSRNLKDQEDAFTAAALSVAALLNHRFVEERYRESRELDPIVGVSFTGLFDFFVSAFGVDWLRWWSAGRPETITGLEFKQKEQEYLSCWKQIVHQAVWDYCDQHGLQRPNRCTTVQPAGTKSLLTGASPGWHPPKAQRYIRRITFAKNDPVALACIEYGYNVVPSQSDKDEQSNLLNDPFDPRVTEWLVEIPVEVPWANLPGADEIQIEKFSATAQFDFYLQVQKHYTAHNTSATLELQESEIEPLAQQIYQAIEQDQGYISAALLARFDAPFPRLPFEKIDKVTFERLQADVEARQKTDDFLDALMRYDLGYSAAEGPAGCDSDKCMLPEKEVNE is encoded by the coding sequence ATGGTCCATAACCTTGAGCGCAGCCGTCAGGTCGGCCAGTTTTCTGGAACCGCACCAACGGCTAACCCGGTGTTCTTTAGGACTTACAGCCGCCGTGTAGAACGGGCGCTCAAGCCTGGTGAGGCGATTGTGAGCCGTCGTGAAACCTGGGACGAGGTTTGCGAGCGGGCTTTAGAAGGAATTCGCGAACTCGGGTTGCTCACACCGGAAGAGGTGGGCTTGGTGAACCGGATGCAGCGTGAACTCAAGGCGTTGGCCTCAGGACGCTGGTTATGGGTGGGCGGCACACGTTGGTCCAAACAATCAGAAAATTTCTCAGGTGCCTACAACTGCACTAGCACCAATGTTGTGGACTGGGAAGCCTTTGGGCTGATGATGGATCTGGCAATGATGGGCTGTGGTACGGGCGCAGTTCTTGAGCCCAAATACATTGAGCAGTTGCCAATTATTCGTAATCGTCTGCTGGTATCCATGCCGGGAGAAATTGGCACCATTCCCGTTGCCTCACGCCAGGATAAAACCACCGTTCAGACAGAAGGCAATCGAGTTTCAATCACAGTGGGTGATAGCCGTCAAGGCTGGGTATCGTCCTATCAGTCGCTACTGGAATTATCATCTAACGAGCGTTTTTCTGGCGAAATTCAAGTTGAGGTTGACCTCAGCAATGTAAGACCTGCCGGTGAAACTCTAAAGGGTTTTGGCGGTGTTGCTAACCCGATTAAACTGCCGGAACTTTACCAGCGATGCGCCGCAATTTTAAATCGTGCAGTCGGGAGAAAACTCAATTCTGTTGAATGTTGCTTGTTGATTGATGAAGCTGCTGCTTGCGTTGTAGCCGGGAACATCCGGAGGAGCGCGGGCATGCGTCAATTTGATAGCAATGACGCATTAGCTGCTACTGCAAAAGATAACTTGTGGATGCAAGATGCCGAAGGCAATTGGCGCATTGATCCAGAGCGCGATGCGCTGCGCATGGCTAATCATACGCGAGTCTTTCACCGCAAGCCCACGGAACAAGAATGCATCGAATCAGTGCGCAAGCAGTTTTATTCGGGTGAAGGTGCAATTCAGTGGGCTGGCGAAGCAGTTGCCCGCTCGAATGCAGACCTCTTAAAAACACCTGAACTTAAGACAGAATTCCTCCAAGCCTATGAGTTAGGTCAGGGCAAAAATTGGCTGCAAAAGAATTACCCTCAACTGTCGAAGATTGAGCTAGAACATCGTTTGGAGCGGTACGGTCTAAACCCTTGCGGCGAAATTTTGGGCTCAGAATTTCACTGTAACTTGGCAGAAGTCCACCTCAATCGAATCGATTCGCGCAACCTTAAAGATCAAGAAGATGCTTTTACCGCAGCAGCCCTATCGGTGGCAGCTCTGCTCAATCATCGCTTTGTAGAAGAGCGCTATCGCGAATCGCGAGAATTGGACCCTATTGTTGGCGTTTCTTTCACCGGGCTGTTCGACTTTTTTGTTAGTGCTTTTGGCGTAGATTGGTTGCGCTGGTGGTCAGCAGGACGGCCTGAGACCATTACTGGCCTTGAATTCAAACAAAAAGAACAGGAGTACCTCAGCTGCTGGAAGCAAATCGTTCATCAGGCAGTTTGGGACTACTGTGACCAGCACGGCTTGCAGCGACCCAATCGTTGCACCACGGTACAGCCAGCCGGCACAAAATCTCTCTTAACCGGAGCATCACCCGGTTGGCATCCACCCAAAGCACAGCGTTACATTCGACGAATTACCTTTGCGAAAAACGATCCAGTCGCCTTGGCCTGCATTGAATACGGCTACAACGTGGTGCCCTCACAGTCTGACAAAGACGAACAAAGCAATTTGTTGAATGATCCGTTTGATCCACGGGTGACCGAGTGGTTAGTAGAGATTCCGGTGGAGGTTCCTTGGGCCAATCTACCCGGTGCTGACGAAATTCAAATTGAGAAGTTTTCAGCAACGGCGCAGTTTGACTTCTACCTTCAAGTTCAGAAGCACTACACAGCCCACAACACCAGTGCCACCTTGGAACTTCAAGAGAGTGAAATTGAACCCTTGGCTCAACAGATCTACCAAGCCATTGAGCAAGATCAAGGCTACATCAGTGCAGCCTTACTGGCTCGTTTTGATGCACCTTTTCCTCGCTTGCCCTTCGAAAAGATTGACAAAGTGACCTTTGAGCGACTGCAAGCAGACGTGGAAGCTCGGCAGAAAACCGATGACTTTTTGGATGCCCTCATGCGCTACGACCTGGGGTACTCAGCAGCCGAAGGACCAGCAGGCTGTGACAGTGACAAGTGTATGTTGCCAGAGAAAGAAGTAAACGAGTAA
- a CDS encoding trans-aconitate 2-methyltransferase: MNRNLATQKGISAPDFLQAVQQHYHTCQATPDYQAADWAKPEHLENAIAAQLSVIPEQCQSLLDLGCGRGGIYAAVQQRGSNWHYLGIDLMPQNIEICQQRYPQGQWQVGNYWEALAQPEAVDWIVSNGCLFSHTRPQDRERLLTALLAKARLGFSVICLLQRPGQDVQEINASPHLHATPHYWFERSFKRLGDSITATLDHQTGLELDPDNALVVVQHSNMLET, encoded by the coding sequence ATGAATCGCAATTTGGCAACCCAAAAAGGCATTTCAGCCCCAGACTTTTTGCAGGCGGTGCAGCAGCATTACCACACCTGTCAGGCCACACCTGACTACCAGGCTGCAGATTGGGCCAAGCCAGAGCATCTTGAAAACGCCATTGCGGCTCAGCTCAGCGTGATTCCTGAGCAGTGTCAGAGCTTATTGGACCTTGGTTGCGGACGGGGTGGTATCTATGCTGCGGTGCAGCAGCGAGGCTCGAATTGGCACTACCTAGGCATTGATTTGATGCCTCAAAATATCGAGATTTGTCAGCAACGCTACCCACAGGGCCAGTGGCAAGTAGGAAACTATTGGGAGGCTTTGGCGCAACCTGAGGCGGTGGATTGGATTGTTTCTAACGGCTGCTTGTTCTCACACACACGCCCTCAAGACCGAGAGAGGCTACTGACAGCGCTGCTAGCTAAGGCACGCTTGGGCTTCTCAGTGATTTGTCTGCTCCAACGCCCCGGCCAGGACGTGCAAGAGATCAACGCTTCCCCCCATCTGCACGCTACCCCTCACTACTGGTTTGAGCGCAGTTTCAAGCGCCTAGGCGATAGCATTACTGCAACCCTAGATCACCAGACGGGCTTGGAACTCGATCCAGATAATGCCTTGGTGGTAGTACAGCATTCAAACATGCTTGAGACCTAG
- a CDS encoding glutathione S-transferase family protein codes for MTNLTLVIGNKNYSSWSLRPWLAMKQAKLDFEEVLIPLYVSGFHEKILHYSPAGKVPILIADGLTIWESLSICEYLAERFPEAQLWPTDLTARAIARCVSAEMHAGFANLRNHMGMNVRAQKPGQGRAPGVQEDIDRILALWTDCRQRFGQGGEFLFGQFSIADAMFAPVALRFLTYGVQVDANASAYIEALLALPTLQEWLEASRVEPYTIAQYEV; via the coding sequence ATGACAAACTTAACTCTGGTTATTGGCAATAAGAATTACTCTTCTTGGTCATTACGTCCTTGGCTAGCAATGAAGCAAGCCAAGTTGGACTTTGAAGAGGTTTTGATTCCTCTGTATGTCTCAGGATTTCATGAGAAAATTCTGCATTATTCACCTGCAGGCAAAGTGCCGATTTTGATTGCTGACGGCCTGACAATTTGGGAATCATTAAGCATTTGCGAATATTTGGCAGAGCGTTTTCCAGAAGCCCAATTGTGGCCAACCGATCTGACTGCCCGTGCCATTGCTCGCTGCGTCAGTGCTGAAATGCATGCGGGTTTTGCTAATTTACGCAATCACATGGGGATGAATGTGCGTGCGCAAAAACCAGGTCAAGGCAGAGCCCCTGGCGTTCAAGAAGACATTGACCGCATTCTGGCGCTCTGGACTGACTGTCGCCAACGATTTGGCCAGGGTGGAGAGTTTCTGTTCGGTCAATTCAGTATTGCTGACGCCATGTTTGCGCCAGTAGCGCTACGGTTTCTTACTTATGGAGTTCAGGTTGATGCCAACGCATCGGCCTATATTGAGGCATTGCTAGCGCTACCGACGCTGCAAGAATGGCTTGAGGCTTCGAGAGTTGAACCTTACACAATCGCCCAATACGAAGTATAG